In Paraburkholderia flagellata, the sequence TCGCCGGCATGGTCCGCATAGGCCTGCCGCGGGCCGATGACGCGTACATTGATCTCGATGCCGAGTTCCTCGCCAACATGGCGGGCAGCTTCGACCCACGCTTCGCCTCCGAGTCCGGTGAATACGGTGAATCGTCCATGCCCGGCAAGGTCAAGCGTCGAATGTTGCCGTCCGCGTTTGTCGAACACCCAGGCGTGCGGCAAGCGAGCGCCCGGCCATGTCGTTGATTGGTAGTACAGTTCGGGATCGCGCTCGAAGGCCGGTTCAGCCTGGCCATCCGTCACGATCGCACCAGAGCGATAGCGTTGGTTCATCTCGACCCCATGCGCGTCCAGTTCGTACCTCTTGAACGCCAGCGCTTCGCGGATTTCTTCCCGCTGCTTTTCCGCCGCCGCAGTCGATTGGCTCCGCGCGTGCATGTTGTCCTGCATAACCTTGGCATCCGTCGTTTCGGCGATCCCAAGCGCCTGATAGAGCGGCGCGAATTCGGCAATCGACTGATTGGCACGCGTGACGATCTGCTTCGCGACTGGTGCGCGCTCCAGCGTGTAACTATCGAGCAGTGCTTCGCCCGCTTCCCCCTTGATTACCGCAGCGAGTTTCCAGGCGAGATTGAACGCGTCCTGAATAGAGGTATTGGAGCCCAGCCCCCCCGACGGCGGGTGCCGGTGAGTGGCGTCTCCCATGCAGAACACGCGTCCGTCCTGCATGCGCGTGGCGTACATATTGTTGACCGTCCACGTGTTGGCGCCCAGCAATTTGATCTCGAGATCCGGCTTGCCGACCAGTTGGCGCGCGATTTCGGTGGCCTTGGCTTCGTCGATCACCGGAGCCGGCTCGTTGATGTCATAACCCCAGACGATCAGCCATTCATTCCACGGCCGCACCATCCGGATCAGGCCCATGCCGATGCCGCCGACTTCCGCGCCCGGTTGCATGATCGGATAGAGTACCGCGGGGCGATGCGAGACAAGCTCGGAAAGGTCAGCGCGGAACCAGATGTTCATTGAGCCGCGCACACCCATCTTTCCTTCGAAAGGTAGCCCAGCGTTCATTGCGACCCTGGAGTTCCCACCATCGGCGCCGACCAGATACTTCGACTTGACCGTAAACTCCTCTCCGCTCAAGCGGTCACGACAAACCGTGATTACACCGTCATCCGTCTGTGTGTGACTCACGTATTCCGTGCTCATCCGCGCCTCGGTGCCACGTGAGCAAGCGGTCTTGAAGAGCAGCGGTTCCATGAACGTCTGTGGCAGATCATTCATTTTTGTGGGACTCGCCAGGCGGCGCTCGCCACGCGACGTGGGATGCAAACCCCAACTCGGCGCCCGGCCAATCTCCTCGCCCGTCAGGCTTTCGCAGAAGACCGTTCCGCCCATGAGATCCTCGTTGGTCGCGTGCAGGTAAGCCTCCTGCTCCACTTCCTGTCCGAGATCGCGCAGGACCTCCATCGTTCGCTGGTTCGTGATATGCGCCCGCGGCGTGTTGGCCAGCCAGCGGTACATGTTGACGACCATGTTTTCGACGCCATAAGTCGAGAGCAACGCGGCACAGGCGGAGCCCGCAGGGCCTGTTCCGACGATGAGCACGTCTGTAGTGAATTCTGCCATGTCAATATCTCCTGATATCAATTTTTGTCATCCACTGACTCTCCAATTTAATGTGGATACCTAATTGGGCAGAGAGCGAGAATGACCTGTTCTGCTAGTCAACCCGGATGTCAAGCACCGTTCATGCTGACTTTTTTTCGGTCAAATTCATCGATCGAATCATCTCCTCACGCATCACAAATTTTTGAACCTTCCCCGTGACGGTGAGCGGCATTTCGTCGACGAAGCGAATATACTTTGGCACTTTGTAGTGAGCGATTTGTCCCCGGCAAAAGTCACGGATATGATCCTCTGTGAGGTA encodes:
- a CDS encoding FAD-dependent oxidoreductase produces the protein MAEFTTDVLIVGTGPAGSACAALLSTYGVENMVVNMYRWLANTPRAHITNQRTMEVLRDLGQEVEQEAYLHATNEDLMGGTVFCESLTGEEIGRAPSWGLHPTSRGERRLASPTKMNDLPQTFMEPLLFKTACSRGTEARMSTEYVSHTQTDDGVITVCRDRLSGEEFTVKSKYLVGADGGNSRVAMNAGLPFEGKMGVRGSMNIWFRADLSELVSHRPAVLYPIMQPGAEVGGIGMGLIRMVRPWNEWLIVWGYDINEPAPVIDEAKATEIARQLVGKPDLEIKLLGANTWTVNNMYATRMQDGRVFCMGDATHRHPPSGGLGSNTSIQDAFNLAWKLAAVIKGEAGEALLDSYTLERAPVAKQIVTRANQSIAEFAPLYQALGIAETTDAKVMQDNMHARSQSTAAAEKQREEIREALAFKRYELDAHGVEMNQRYRSGAIVTDGQAEPAFERDPELYYQSTTWPGARLPHAWVFDKRGRQHSTLDLAGHGRFTVFTGLGGEAWVEAARHVGEELGIEINVRVIGPRQAYADHAGEWGGVKEISDTGCLLVRPDHHVAWRSFEAVADPVAELRRALRSALAK